The Candidatus Rokuibacteriota bacterium genome segment GCCTAGAGATACGCCTCGAGGTCCTGGGGCGGGTGGGCGAACTTGCGGACCTTCGAGTGCCTGAGGTCGAGGGCGACCAGACCTTCGGCGACCTTGACTCCGACGGCGACGGGGTCGATGACCGGGACCCCCGCGAGGCGCGAGAGTTCCGCGTCGTAGCCGCACAGCCCGGCGCAGGCGAGGATCACGACCTCCGCGCGGTCCTCCGCCACCACCTTCTGGATCTCCGCCTTGAGCTGGCGCAGCGTCTCCTCCCGGTTCGTCACGCACTCCTCGACGTTGACGTTGATCGCGCGGACCGACGCGCACTTGGCCTCGAAGCCGTAGAAGCGGACCAGGTCCTGCTGGTAGGGAATGAACTGGTCGAGCATCGTCAGGGTGGAGAAGCGGTGGCCGAGGAGCGCGGCGACCGCCATGGACGCCTCCGAGATGGAGACGACCGGGATG includes the following:
- a CDS encoding aspartate/glutamate racemase family protein, with the translated sequence MRLLVINPNSSETVTAAIMQSARRGAAPETELIGVTTKGGTRNIDSAFGDYLSGAYMIRTCLEAVKLHRPDAVVLAGFGRVGIDALKEALDIPVVSISEASMAVAALLGHRFSTLTMLDQFIPYQQDLVRFYGFEAKCASVRAINVNVEECVTNREETLRQLKAEIQKVVAEDRAEVVILACAGLCGYDAELSRLAGVPVIDPVAVGVKVAEGLVALDLRHSKVRKFAHPPQDLEAYL